The stretch of DNA AATTAACACGCATTATGTGTTAAGAAGAAATTATTATCTAGAGGTATAAAATGGATTTCGTAAAAATTAAAGGAAAGGATATTCAAGATTGTTTCATGCAAATGAAAATGAAATATGGACCGGAAGCACATGTTTATAATCAAAGAGTTGTAGTCGAAGGTGGGTTAATGGGGACTAAACTCATGTCTAAAAAATTTTATGAAATTGAAATTGGAATTCCAGAACAACAAACCTCTAAAGATCGAGTTGAAAAAAAGCTGCAAGATCTAAAAGAACTACTTCGACAAAAATCGGAAGACGATACTCGCAAAAAAAGTCTGCATGATTTAAAACCTCTTGCGCAAGAAGATAGAGCATTTGCCGGACTTCGCTCTTCTGAGAAGGATGAAGCAAATTTTTCCGCCGAAACAAATTCAGCTTCAAGTCGAAACGGCTTAGGTCTTTCTATTAAAGATGAAATCGGTAAAAAAGAAAATGCAAAGTCTAGCACATCTACGACTGAATCTACTTATCTTAAAAGATTAAAGGAAAGATTAATATTAGAGGGAATGAGTTCTGATTTTATTCAAGAACTGATTTCGAAAACAGATAAGCATTTATCTATGATCGACAAGGAAAAGCCTTCAGCGGTTAACGAAAAGTTTGCGGAAATACTTGAAGATAGAATTAGTGTTGACTCTGACTTATTTGCAGGAACTTCTCGCGGCAAACGAAAAGTTATCTTCTTTGTAGGTCCTACAGGTAGTGGAAAAACAACAACGGTAGCTAAGCTTGCTGCGAAGTATTTTCTACATATGGGACGTATGG from Leptospiraceae bacterium encodes:
- the flhF gene encoding flagellar biosynthesis protein FlhF, with the translated sequence MDFVKIKGKDIQDCFMQMKMKYGPEAHVYNQRVVVEGGLMGTKLMSKKFYEIEIGIPEQQTSKDRVEKKLQDLKELLRQKSEDDTRKKSLHDLKPLAQEDRAFAGLRSSEKDEANFSAETNSASSRNGLGLSIKDEIGKKENAKSSTSTTESTYLKRLKERLILEGMSSDFIQELISKTDKHLSMIDKEKPSAVNEKFAEILEDRISVDSDLFAGTSRGKRKVIFFVGPTGSGKTTTVAKLAAKYFLHMGRMVSLYTTDNYKIAAIEQLKRYADTMDIPFYPVKDVKRLQEQLLRDGSELILVDTPGYNHKNQDFNHKMKQYREAFGEKDQIENILVLPATSSYSNLRSVMNAYETLGYKRIILTKIDEADYVSPVLELADSNSKAFSYFSLGQEVPFDIVSASKKVFSEIVVNPDKIKELRGDTVATS